The following is a genomic window from Psychrobacter immobilis.
GCTAATAAAATTTAGTGTATCAAAATAATTGGTAATAAAAACAGTCAGCTATAAGAATATAGGCTACAGCGTTTGCCAGATAATATCAGCAACTTGCTGGCTCGCACTTCGATTGGCAAGGGCATGGCCTTTTTTGGCCATCGCTAGGCACTTCTCTCGATTAAGGGCAGCAAGCTCATTGCTCAAACGCTGTGCTGTCAACTCAGACTGCGGTAACAAAATCGCCGCATCGTGTGAGGTTAAAGTGCGGGCATTAGCAGTCTGATGGTCATCTACCGCATGCGGCAGCGGTACAAAAATTGCGGCAATACCAACGTTCTGGATTTCCGTAACCGTCAATGCGCCTGCTCGGCAAACAATAATATCTGCCCAATTATAAGCGGCGGCCATATCGTCGATAAAAGACTGTACCACAAACTTGTGCATACTCAAGTCTTGCTCATCGTAAGCCGCTTGTGTGGCAGCCTCATTGTTACGCCCGCATTGGTGACGCACTTCAAAAGGCTGATTGAGCAATACCAGCGCTTTTGGCACAGTGTCGTTTAAGGCTTGTGCACCAAGTGAGCCACCCACCACCAACAATTTGAGCGGTGAGTTGTCATTAACATCATAACGCACCGTTGGTTCAGAGACACCAGTGATAGCATTGCGTACTGGGTTACCCACCGTTTCAAGCTTAGCATCCTGTGCACTATTGGCAAAGGTATCCTCAAATGCTTGCAGTACCTTGGTTGCAATCTTGGATAGGTAGCGATTACTCATGCCTGCAATGGCATTTTGTTCATGGATAATCAGAGGCGTATTGGTCAGACGTGCAGCGATGCCGCCAGGCGCTGTCACATAACCACCGAAACCGACAACTATGTCAATTTGATTACTACGAATCACCTTTATAACTGCCATCGTCGCTGATAATAAAGTCACTGGCAACTTCAATAAACGCCCGATTCCTTTACCGCGTAAACCCTGCATCTCAATCGCATGAAAAGGATAACCAGTCGGTGCAACCAAGCCATTTTCCATACCATTTGGCGTTCCTAGCCAATGAATAACCGCACCACGCTGAGTCAATTCCTCAGCCACTGCCAGCGCTGGGAACACATGCCCGCCAGTACCCGCGGCCATCATTAATATATGCGGTGCTTTCATGAACGCCTGCCTATCTTTTCTTTATTTATATGAAGGACTTATTATCCTATGATCATCTTAGTCATCAGCCAATAATGACCCTATAAAATCTCGCATAGTATAGTGTAAATCGTTGGCTGATATGTAGCACTTTATGCACTGTCAATAACAAAAATCCAAGCCGCGAGCAATCACGACTTGGTTTTTATAAATGCTATCGAAAAATCATAAAAGCATCGTTTATAAATGACGTTTTATCGCCTTTTTATGCGCTATGAAAAGATGCTGTTTATCAATCTATCTTAGCACACTGTTTTTCAAGTATTGTGCGCATAGCTTAGTGATAAATCACTCTATCCTTACAGCGTTGCGCAAACTGCTAATTTATTCTCAATGGCAATGATAAAGTCCGTTGCAATATCTGTACCGCATTGATCATCAATCTCACGTACACACGTTGGGCTGGTGACATTAATCTCGGTAATACGACCGCCGATTAAGTCGAGCCCGACGAACATGAGACCTTTTTCTTTAACAATAGGTGCCACGACTTCTGCCACTTGACGTTCGACATCGGTGAGCGGCATCGCAACACCGCTACCACCCGCAGCAAGATTACCACGGGTCTCGCCTTTGGTGGGAATACGCGCCAAGCTATAATCGACCACTTCACCATCAACGATCAACACGCGCTTATCGCCTTCTTTGATCTCTGGTAAATAACGCTGTGCCATAATCGGCAAGGTTTCAAGCTCAGTTAAAATCTCAAGCGTGACGCCGATATTTGGACTATCTGCGGTCAAACGGAAAATCCCCGTACCGCCCATACCATCTAATGGCTTAACAATGACGTCTTGCTGCTCAGCGATAAACTTGCGAATATGCGCCTGTTTACTGGTCACAATCGTTGGGCTCATATAATCGCTAAACCACGTGGCAAATAGCTTTTCATTACAATCACGTATCGCTTGTGGGTCATTGACCACTAGCACACCAGCAGCTTTGGCATGATCAAGCATATAAGTGGCATAAATAAAACGCATGTCAAACGGCGGATCTTTACGCATCAACACCACGTCATAGTCGCTGATTGGCGCTGTCGCTTTATCCCCTAGTGTATAAAAATCTTCAGGATCACGCTTGACGGTCACTGACTGCGTATCAACCATCAGTTGCCCACGATCCAACCACAAGTCATGAATCTGACAATAGCCAAGGCTGTGCCCACGGTCTTGTGCCGACCACATCATCGCAAGGGTCGTGTCTTTTTTATAATTAACCTGCTCGATAGGATCCATAATAACGAGTATGTTTAACGATTTTTTTTGATTTTCTTGGCTCATGATAAAGCTCACTTACGTTATATTATTAATGTAGAACAGCTTCGAACTCAGTGCCCAACTATACGCCGTACTGCGCGCGATAATGTTGCATCTTGGCAAGTTGGGTCGCGTCTTTATGCTGACCGCTTTGTACGCCATGGTCATCTGCCAAATAACTGATTAAATCATCGATATCGACAAGTGCGCGCACTGGTACCTCTAATGTCGACGCCAACTCTTGAATAGCAGAATGCTCAGCCTGACCTTTTTCTTTACGGTCAAGGGCAACGATAATACCAGCAACGCTAGCGCCTGCTTGCTCTAAAATCTCAACCACTTCGCGCATCGCCGTACCAGCGGTAATGACATCATCGAGTACCCAGACTGCTTTACCACTAACGTCAGCGCCTACTAAGTTGCCACCTTCGCCATGAGTTTTGGCTTCTTTACGATTATAGCCCCACTTAGCATTGATACCATGATGAATCCATAAGGCTTGCGCAGTTGCTGCCACAAAAGGAATACCCTTATACGCTGCCCCAAAGATCACCAGCTCCTGCTCATCTGTACCGTTATGACTAGCAGCCACTTGCTCAGCCAAGGCATCAGCATAACCACACGCGAGCAACGACAACATCTCACCCGACGCCAGCAAGCCTGCATTAAAAAAATACGGACTGATGCGACCAGACTTGAGGACAAACTCGCCAAATTTGAGAACTTGATTGTCTAAAGCCAGTTGGATAAATTGGTGTGAGGAGAAAGAAGGGTGTTGCGCATTAGGTATTGAGGCATTAAGCATGGAAGCATTCCTATTGACAAAAAGAAGAGCAAAAAATTGGCGTTATTGTACGCATTATTGATCAGCTTGACCAACCATTGATGTCGTAATCCTGCATGTTAGGATAACGAATCAATAGGCCACTGCGCGATGAGAGATTAAAATAACACTGACCGTCATCGCTCACTTGTATCTCCCAACCTAAATGATACGCGGCAACAATAACATGTCCTGTGAAAATGCGTATTTGACGGTATGCATGACGCTGCGATGGCTCACAAATGATTTGACTCAGCAGATAACTGCGTATGTGCTGACAGATTTGCGCGGCGCTATAGCGGTGATTGATACTTTTGCGTGTCTCGCACTGCCTCAATGCATGGACAGCGACGCTACACGCCATAATGTCAGTAGCCAAACTGCCCTCGCCTGTCTCAAATTGCTGCGGCTGCAACACCACCTGCCAATCTTCGGCGTAAACACTGTTGAGCAACTCATCTGGGTTATAACGTTTGGTCAATGCACGGAAAGAAGTCTGTTTGTTTTTAGCATTACTACTAACGCTCGTATCGGTACTTACAGAAGAGCCATTCAGTGCAAAACCGTAACGATGCAGTTTTGGATAAGCACGAAGCGCCTGCTGAATATCAGCCATGTCGAGCAAAGTCATACCACTTAATGATGATAATAATGGTTGCGCGCTGTGATTGTGATAAAAGCTGTCTGGAAACTCGACAAGCTCTGCCGCCCGCAATAATGAAAGATGCTCGCCCAGTACTTCTGAAGCAATCAGCGACCATTTTGACAAGCTGTGTTCTTTAGGCTGATAAAAACGCGCAGAGCGACCATAAAGTCGTTGCAATTGACCATTTAAGCGCCTAGCAGGCTCTGGAATATCGCTCAAGGGTCTGGCAGGATCAAGTGCCAAGCGACTCGGGTCAAAATTAGGATGTACAATCGCAGGTTGAGTACTATCTGGCAAGATAGACGACTGCTCAGCATTGCCTTCTGAAATTGTACCGCCTGCTGCTGTAAGATCAGCACTGGGTAAATGAGTGTCAGAAGTAGAAGGCTGGGTCATGAAATCTCCATAGGCTATAAAATATAAAAATAATTCTAATTAAATCAAACTGGCATATTACTCTTAATGTTGTTCTTGATATTGTTCTTGATGACGCAAAATATCACGGTAACCGACTTGCCAATCAGGATATGCCAACCAAGCTAATGGAATATTACTGTGCAAGCGTTTTCCCGTAACCGCTATTTTTTTACCGTCAAGAGCAGGAGGCGTTTCATTTATCTGCTGACTTAACCAGACGCCCAACTCAAAAGTCGTGACTGGCGCATAATCAGTAGCAATATAGAGGGGCTTGGGCGCATCGATAGTCAGTACGTTAGCGATGATAACGACCAAATCGCGATCCATAATCCGATTGCTCCAATGCGCGGCTGCCACTGCTTCTTTTTGTGGTTCGCGGGCTTTGCGCAGACGCATGAGACGCGCGCGTCCATAAATACCGCTTGGACGAATGACAATGGCTTTATCACCAAAGCCTTGTTGCAAGACTTGTTCTGCTTGCAATATCACTTGCGATGCTTCACGCTCTGGCATCACAGGTACAGTATTGTCATCAATCCATTCGCCATTATCTTGCCCATAAACACCCGTTGATGAAATAAAAACAATGCGTGAAAGGTTGGTGAGTTTGTCCGCAAGCGTTGCCAAATGCTGGCTAATTGCTAAGTAGCTATTATGATAGCCACTGGTCGAATAATCATCGGGGGTAACGATAATTGCTATCGCTGTAAAATCTTGCAGCTGCTCAGCCGTCAGAGTCAATGCATCGGCTTGCATAAATTCAGCGTGATCATCCAAAGAGTAATGATGGCGCTCACCACGAGCCAAACCTGTGACATTCAAGCCGTCCTGTGCCAGCTGGTTGCTGACTGGCAAACCAATATCACCTTGACCGATAATCAATAAATTTTGCGTACTCATCATTTATCCTTTATTCGAACGCCATTTCTAATGACTGCTTATACATCTTTTTAATGACCTATACATTTTTTCAGTAATAAATGTTAAAAATAGCGTCTGTACGACAGCTGTACATCTTCATTGGCATCAACACGATCTTGCCATTCGTAGTTGGCATTAATGCGTAATGCTTGTTTTTTATCGATATCGTACTGCAGCCCTAATGTCGATATCGGCTGCCAATAATGACCACGGGAATTAGACTCATCACTGCTGCCATGATACCAATATGGCAGTTGCAATTCAGCCTGCGCGCGTAACTGATTGTTAATCTGATAACGACAGCCTGCATTCACGCCAGCACCAACGCGAAAGCCTTTATTGATACCGCGCCCTGCTTGCGCTGTGCCGGACAAAAAGGTATAGCATAGCTGCGGCGGCATCTCGCCTGTACCTGTGCGAGGCGTACCAAATGCCCATGACCAACCTGATTCATAGCCCAAGCTCCCAACTAAATGATCGCGACCGTCTTGCTGGGAGCCATCATTCACACGCGTCGCCTCGATGCTGGCGCCCCACGTTTTGCCTTTTTTGGCAGAATTGACCGGATTAAATGAGCGCCCACGAATCAATGTCACATTTTGCAAAACCACACTGTTTGGCTGATTGGCTGTGTCATTATCGGTGTCGTACAGGCGCAAAGTCGCAGATGCGCCTTCTAAATCAAAAAACTGTGGTAATCCTGAGGGACGGTCGAGAGTATCATGGTAGCCCGCTCTTAAGCCCAAATCGATATAGTTATTATCACCGCGCTGCCCTAGTCCAATATGAGCCAGTTGCAGCGGATGTCTATCTATTGGATTATTATCTGATACCGCTATATTAGGCTGCAATAACGTCTGTCCATCAGCTGACATGCTCGAAACCGCATTAAGTTGGGCAGATTTAATCTCATTGATCGTCTGTTTTGCGCTGTTGTGATAGCCGAATTGCTCACGCTGCTCTTTGACCTTATTCAACTGTGATTGGCGTAAAGTACTATCAGAAGGAGTATAGTTGGTGCTGGCGAGTAAGCCCTCATCATCAAGTAATTGCACGACATCTGAGGGAATAACCGCATAAGGTAGACGACTTAATAAATGCTGCTGCGGTCGCACCACATCAATTAAGCGTAAAATCTCAGACGCGCAGTTATCAGTGGTGAAGTAATACGGCAATTTTAAATCTTTGGTTTCCCAAACGTGCAACATAATCTGCTGCACTTCCGCTGGTGTCAAATCCAATTGATACGTCCATGCATCACGCTCATCTTTTTGCAGATACTTGGCAAGCTTTTCTGGATAAGGATCGATTTCTATCAAATTATCATAGCGGCCAGTCATTGACTTGACGGCATACACCACAAAATTGTCTTTTGGATTACCACCAACCGTATAATTCAACGCAATCGAATGATGAATTTGGCTCGGATCTGCCACACTTGCTTTTGAGTCGATACGCAATAAAGTATGAGCAAAGGCCGATAAAGGGTTGTCTAAATATTCTTGGGCAAACATGATAGATAGCTGCTCGGGGGCGATCTTCTGCATCCACTCATTAAGCGCTGGACAGTCAACTTGTAGTGCCGCCTTATCAATGTCTAATGTATTGGTCAGCCATTGTACGCGGGCTGGAAAACGACATAATACCGAATTATTAGCAGTATTTTTTTTAACAGTACGGTTATTCGTTGTCGCTACCTCATTAGCGAGAGCGACGAGTAATGCATCAAGCTCGGCAGCTGAATCATGCTGTCCATTCTCACTTAAAAAAAAGTCAGCTTCATCAACCATGCTGGTGTCTTTTTTCTTACCAATCAAATTCTTTTGATCATCAAAGAAATATAACAAACGTCGCCATGTCGTATGTTGGGCTAAATTTTGTGTTGTTGCTTGCTCACGCCACTTGGCTAATAATTGCTCAGCGTTGCTTTTTTCTAGCCCTTGAGTATCTTCTGGAGCGTCATTATTTGGCGTATTATTAGCGATTGCAGCAGCTTGCGACGTAGGCGCCAATGCCCCTGTCGTTACTAATGATGCTGGGGTTGGCAAAAAAGCTTGCGTTTGTGCAGAGAGTAGCAATCCTGCAATAGCAAGTGGTAAACGTGCTCGTTGACTCATAGTAGTTAGGGTACAATCTACAGATAAAAAATTAGGCTTTAGAGACATAGGGTAAACCTCGCACGTTATTATTCATACGCCGATAGCGTGATTGATGGCTGGTTGATAATGCCGATTGGATCGTCCACTGAAATAATCTCAAAAACTATATGCGAGCTAGACCATTGAAATATCTGGTGGTGTTCTAAAAAGTATGCTGGCGATAAAAGTCAATAAGAAATCTATACTAAGTTCTCTGGTTCTATAGGGTTTTCAAAGCCTCAAAAATTGTTAAAATTTTAATCAGCATACTTTTTGATACACCACCAAATATCTTAGTCAAAGTGACTATTATCAATAGTTTCTACTATCAGCATGGCTATTAATTAATAAAAAATAGCCAGCAACCAGCGGTCAATGCACACTTATTAACATCATGATAAAAGAGAATATTATGTCCATAACACCAACAACGATTAACGATGGCAGATTATCGGCAGCCACCTATCTTGCATCACCAAACTGCAATCTGCGACCAACAGATATGAGTATTGACACTATTGTTATTCATAATATCAGCCTACCGCCGAGCGAGTTCGGAGCGTCTGATGCTGACGGCATTCATTACGTTAAAGCATTATTTACCAATCAGCTAGACTGGGAGGCGCATCCCTATTTTCAAACGATTAAAGGCGCAGAGGTTTCAGCTCACTTATTTATCGAGCGTGATGGCACGATTACTCAGTTTGTCAATTTTAATGAGCGTGCGTGGCATGCTGGACGCTCTAGCTACTTGGGTCGCCCTGAATGTAATGATTATAGCATTGGTATTGAGCTTGAAGGGTCTGATTTTGTGTCCTTCACCGCCGCACAATATGAGGCACTTGCAAAAGTGATCTGTGCCATTTATGCCGCCTACCCCAAAACTCGTCGTCATCTGACAGGTCATAGCGACATTGCCCCCGGTCGCAAAACGGATCCCGGTGATTATTTTGAATGGGCAAGATTGCGTGAGATGGTCGCCGCTCTATCAAAATAAAAAGACTCACTTAACTTTAATAATTATTAACCATCGATTAGAGATATTATGACTTGGGTTGAAGTAGTCGATTCAGCAGTGAAAATAGGTTTGGGCGCATTGATAGCAGGCGTTATTGCTTTTCTATTATCTTCAATACAACATAGTCATGAACTCAAAAAATCTAAAGTAGACCGTGAGTTTGAGATGTTAAAAGAAGTTGCAGAAAAAGTAGAGAATTTTAATAATATTGCTTTAAGGTATTGGTCACTTTCTTCTGATTGGCGTAGAAGATTACTACTAGATAGTACGATCTTACCATCTAGCAACCTATTAGATTCTCAAAATGATTTATACGATAGCTTTAGCGAACTGACCAAAGCAGAATCATTACTACTACTATTCGGTTATGACGAAGCTTCCGTCTCATTGAGATCATATGGTGAAACAATTATATCCTTTAGAAAGAGAGTATCGTCTTTAGATATATTTTTTGATGAAAGTGATGCAGCTAGCTACAGAGAATCTATGATTGATAAGCGGGCTGAGCTATTTAAGATATTAAACAAAATTTATAAAATGATTTAATGCAAGAAACCTCAGTTTTCCAAATGTCATATTCCACATCCAATCCATTTATCTCGATTATGAAAATGCTATAATCCGTCAGCTTTTTGATAGCAGCAACTTAGTAAACAACCATCAGTAAACAACCTTCAATAAACAAATTAGCACAATAGGTTCTCATGGCAAAAAGTCGGTTATTTCGTTCAACCATGGTGGTCAGTAGTATGACCATGCTATCTCGTATCTTAGGTCTGGTGCGCGATGTCGTATTGTTAGGCGTCTTTGGCGCTGGTGGTCTGATGGATGCCTTTTTGGTCGCCTTCAAAATTCCAAACTTTTTGCGGCGTCTGTTTGCAGAAGGTGCCTTTAGTCAAGCCTTTGTCCCTGTACTGTCCGAATACAAAGAAAAATATAGTTTGCAGCAGGTACAAATCTTAGTCAGTCGTACTTCAGGCGCTCTGTTGTTAATTTTGTCGATGCTTACTGTGGTTGTTATTTTAATGGCACCGTGGGTCGTAACTTTATTCGCGCCCGGTTTTGCGGATCAACCAGGTAAGTTTGCTATTACCGCTGAATTACTGCGTCTGACCTTTCCTTATTTGCTATTTATTTCTATGACCGCCTTTGCCAGTGGCATTTTACAAAGCTACGGACGCTTTGCTGCGCCTGCTTTTGCACCCGTGTTATTGAACCTATGTATGATTGGTGGCGCACTAATTTTTGCCCCTATGTTCGATGTTCCTATCATGGCGCTAGGCTATGCAGTCGCTATCGCAGGATTGTTGCAATTCTTACTACAGCTGCCTCAGCTATGGCAACAAAAGCTGCTGGTCGCACCCAAGGTCGACTTTCAGCATGAAGGCGTTCGCCGTATTTTAAAACTCATGCTGCCTGCTATCTTTGGCGTCTCTGTCACTCAGATTAATCTGCTGCTCAATACCATTTTTGCGTCATTGATGATTGGCGGTTCGGTTTCTTGGCTGTATGCCGCAGAGCGTATGAGTGAGCTGCCATTAGGCTTGATTGGCGTGGCAATCGGTACAGTCATTTTGCCAAGCTTGTCAAAGAGTGAGGCGCAAAAAGACGATGTTAGTTTTAAAAAAACCATCGATTGGGCGGCACGCTTAATCATTTTAGTCGGTGTTCCGGCATCAGCAGCGTTGTTTATACTTGCCGATGTACTGATGCAAGCACTGTTTTTGCGCGGTGAATTTACCTTACGCGATGCGCAGATGAGTTCGCTCGCATTACGTAGTATGGCTGGTGGTATTTTAGGCTTTATGCTTATTAAAATCTTTGCCCCTGCTTTTTTTGCCCGTCAAGACACCAGAACACCTGTAAAAATCGGTATCATTTCTGTCTTTGCCAACATGATTTTTAGTGTCATTTTCATCGGTATATTTTATTTCTTAGAGATTCCGCTACATGGCGGCTTGGCCTTAGCAACCACAGGCGCGGCCTTTGTTAACGCAGGCTTATTATATTACTTCTTACATAAACGTGATATTTTCCGCTTTGGCAGCCATTGGAAGAAACTATTCACCCAGTTTGCGATTGCGACCAGCGCTATGATTGGCGTACTTTATGTCATGCTGCCTTATTTCCCTAGCGATGATGCTCAATGGCGACGTATCGCCGCTTTGCTCATTATGTGTGCCGTAGGGGCGCTGGTTTATGGCGTGGTATTACTAGCCACTGGTTTCCGTCCGCGCCAGCTAAAGCATGGTTAAGCAGCTTCACTTACGAAACCAAAACAAGCTTAGTAAGAGAATGGATAGTGAATGATGCGGATAGTTGCCATAATTAACCATTAACGAATAAATAAAATCTGAGGGCTAATAATGACAACCAAACGAGCAACCTTACTACGCTTACCAACCATACTGACCGCTGGTGTACTTACCACTGGACTGCTTTTGAGTGCTTGTAGCGATAACGATAAGACAGCTAATAGTGCCGAAGATACGGCAGCCATCGCTGAAGGCAGTTCTGATGAAAGCGTTGATGCTGAAAATAGCGCTGCTAATCAAACGTCAACAGTGGATGCGAATAGCACAGTTGACAGCAAGCAGATGGCTGACAGCGGTAAAGCTGAAACGGCGATTGATAGTGATAATATCAACCCAGTCACTTCTGCGACCAAGAAAAAGAGCCTCGTAACCAATCCTACCGAAGCTGGTACGCCGGAAGATACTGTCAAGCAAGCACTAGATAGCTTGTATTATGGCGAGGTAAAGGAAGCTGTTAAATACTATAAAGTAGATATGGCAAACTTCGAAGAAGAGCTGGCTAAAACCCAGTATGCCTTTCAGCAAACGGTCGATGGCGTCACTATTACCGATACTAAATACAGTGATGATAAAACCCGTGCCACCATCATTGGGGAGCTGATGCTAAAAGGACAAAGTGCGCCTGCACCGTTGACTTATGAGCTGCAAAAAATTGAAGGTCAATGGAAAATCCTAGGATAAGACGCTTTGCTGTCCTCATTTAAAATCACTTTAGCTTAAGTTATTTTAGCTTAATTCACTTGAACTTGAACTTGAACTTGAACTATCTTATCTTCAATGATTTTATTTGATACCAATCAAAATTTAATATTAATCTGACGACACTGGCTTGCCAAGCATCACAACATCAGCGATAAAGCCTTGCATATCACACACTTTTGGCATATATCCCCATTGCTCAAAACCAAGCTTACGGAACAATCCTAAGCTTGGCTGATTGTGCGCAAAAATAAGCGCGATCACATTATGAATGCCTAGGCTTGGCGCTTGTGTCAACATCCAGCATGTCAATAAGCTGCCCAACCCTTGACCGTGATAATCCTGATGCAAGTAGATACTAATCTCAGTGCTGATATGATAAGCCGGTCGTGCATATAAATCGCTAAAGCTACCCCATGCAACGATTGTTGCTGTCCCTGCTTCTGCTGAATTTTGCGTGGTCTTATGCATCGCTTTTACGACATAAATAGGACGCGTCGGACTATTTATATGCTCATCAAACCAATCTGCACGCTCTTCACAAGTCACTGGGGTAAGATTGGCAGTGGCTTGCTTACCTGCAATAGTCTGATTGTAAATCGCCAAAATCTTTGACAAGTCGTCTCTACTTGCACGCTGCACGACAAACTCATCAGTGAGATAGTGTTCTAACAAAACAGCTGGCACAGCATTTAAGGCAGCAACGGGCATAAGGTCTCCGTAATTATTAATTAATAGTCTATGAGTGATAATTGTTGCAAGATGATCCATCCATAAAGAGGGTCGTTACAGAAGCATGTGGACAAGCATCACGGTATTTTAAGATGACAGAGCGGATAGCGCCATACTTTTATTGTCAGTAGACTATAGGATGTTAGTATGGTCATTTTACTTTATAATGGCTGATTTTAAACACATTGATTTTGGTACGGGTGTGTTTTTTCTTTTTTATCCGGTCTTATCTATCATAGCTGAAAATTTATGAACACCTATTTTCTTGAGCAACTGATTGCCTCGCCCAGTAATTTGACTGCAAATACTAGCCCTGTAGATTTAGCGCCCTGTGTGCTCACTATCGGTAACTTCGATGGTGTCCATCTTGGTCATCAAGCGATGCTTGAACAAGTCCGTGATATTGCCCATGCACAAAATCTTGGTTCTGCTGTCATGATATTTGAGCCACAGCCTCGTGAATTTTTTGCACCAGCCACCGCGCCTGCTCGACTCACTAATCTCGCTGAAAAACAAGCTTTGTTAGCAGAATATGGCGTTGAGACCTTGATTGTGGCAGGATTTGATGCAGAGTTTCGCTCGCTATCCGCCCAAGCATTTGCGGATATTTTAGCCCTGCGCTTAAATGTCAAGGCGTTGGTGTTGGGTGATGACTTCAAATTTGGTCATGACCGTACTGGTGACAGTCAGTTTTTACGGAATTACGGCTTAGATGTTACCAACCTACATACCGTCATCGATGATAATGGTAAAGCGGCACGTATCAGCTCTACTCGCGTTCGAGACTTACTATTGGCTGGTGATATTGACGCTGCTAATGCGCTACTTGGTCGCGATTATGCGATTACAGGAATGGTCGTTGGTGGCGATAAAATAGGTCGCACC
Proteins encoded in this region:
- a CDS encoding Lnb N-terminal periplasmic domain-containing protein, which codes for MSLKPNFLSVDCTLTTMSQRARLPLAIAGLLLSAQTQAFLPTPASLVTTGALAPTSQAAAIANNTPNNDAPEDTQGLEKSNAEQLLAKWREQATTQNLAQHTTWRRLLYFFDDQKNLIGKKKDTSMVDEADFFLSENGQHDSAAELDALLVALANEVATTNNRTVKKNTANNSVLCRFPARVQWLTNTLDIDKAALQVDCPALNEWMQKIAPEQLSIMFAQEYLDNPLSAFAHTLLRIDSKASVADPSQIHHSIALNYTVGGNPKDNFVVYAVKSMTGRYDNLIEIDPYPEKLAKYLQKDERDAWTYQLDLTPAEVQQIMLHVWETKDLKLPYYFTTDNCASEILRLIDVVRPQQHLLSRLPYAVIPSDVVQLLDDEGLLASTNYTPSDSTLRQSQLNKVKEQREQFGYHNSAKQTINEIKSAQLNAVSSMSADGQTLLQPNIAVSDNNPIDRHPLQLAHIGLGQRGDNNYIDLGLRAGYHDTLDRPSGLPQFFDLEGASATLRLYDTDNDTANQPNSVVLQNVTLIRGRSFNPVNSAKKGKTWGASIEATRVNDGSQQDGRDHLVGSLGYESGWSWAFGTPRTGTGEMPPQLCYTFLSGTAQAGRGINKGFRVGAGVNAGCRYQINNQLRAQAELQLPYWYHGSSDESNSRGHYWQPISTLGLQYDIDKKQALRINANYEWQDRVDANEDVQLSYRRYF
- the gshB gene encoding glutathione synthase produces the protein MSQENQKKSLNILVIMDPIEQVNYKKDTTLAMMWSAQDRGHSLGYCQIHDLWLDRGQLMVDTQSVTVKRDPEDFYTLGDKATAPISDYDVVLMRKDPPFDMRFIYATYMLDHAKAAGVLVVNDPQAIRDCNEKLFATWFSDYMSPTIVTSKQAHIRKFIAEQQDVIVKPLDGMGGTGIFRLTADSPNIGVTLEILTELETLPIMAQRYLPEIKEGDKRVLIVDGEVVDYSLARIPTKGETRGNLAAGGSGVAMPLTDVERQVAEVVAPIVKEKGLMFVGLDLIGGRITEINVTSPTCVREIDDQCGTDIATDFIIAIENKLAVCATL
- the ampD gene encoding 1,6-anhydro-N-acetylmuramyl-L-alanine amidase AmpD gives rise to the protein MSITPTTINDGRLSAATYLASPNCNLRPTDMSIDTIVIHNISLPPSEFGASDADGIHYVKALFTNQLDWEAHPYFQTIKGAEVSAHLFIERDGTITQFVNFNERAWHAGRSSYLGRPECNDYSIGIELEGSDFVSFTAAQYEALAKVICAIYAAYPKTRRHLTGHSDIAPGRKTDPGDYFEWARLREMVAALSK
- the murG gene encoding undecaprenyldiphospho-muramoylpentapeptide beta-N-acetylglucosaminyltransferase, yielding MKAPHILMMAAGTGGHVFPALAVAEELTQRGAVIHWLGTPNGMENGLVAPTGYPFHAIEMQGLRGKGIGRLLKLPVTLLSATMAVIKVIRSNQIDIVVGFGGYVTAPGGIAARLTNTPLIIHEQNAIAGMSNRYLSKIATKVLQAFEDTFANSAQDAKLETVGNPVRNAITGVSEPTVRYDVNDNSPLKLLVVGGSLGAQALNDTVPKALVLLNQPFEVRHQCGRNNEAATQAAYDEQDLSMHKFVVQSFIDDMAAAYNWADIIVCRAGALTVTEIQNVGIAAIFVPLPHAVDDHQTANARTLTSHDAAILLPQSELTAQRLSNELAALNREKCLAMAKKGHALANRSASQQVADIIWQTL
- the pyrE gene encoding orotate phosphoribosyltransferase, which produces MLNASIPNAQHPSFSSHQFIQLALDNQVLKFGEFVLKSGRISPYFFNAGLLASGEMLSLLACGYADALAEQVAASHNGTDEQELVIFGAAYKGIPFVAATAQALWIHHGINAKWGYNRKEAKTHGEGGNLVGADVSGKAVWVLDDVITAGTAMREVVEILEQAGASVAGIIVALDRKEKGQAEHSAIQELASTLEVPVRALVDIDDLISYLADDHGVQSGQHKDATQLAKMQHYRAQYGV
- a CDS encoding NAD-dependent epimerase/dehydratase family protein; protein product: MSTQNLLIIGQGDIGLPVSNQLAQDGLNVTGLARGERHHYSLDDHAEFMQADALTLTAEQLQDFTAIAIIVTPDDYSTSGYHNSYLAISQHLATLADKLTNLSRIVFISSTGVYGQDNGEWIDDNTVPVMPEREASQVILQAEQVLQQGFGDKAIVIRPSGIYGRARLMRLRKAREPQKEAVAAAHWSNRIMDRDLVVIIANVLTIDAPKPLYIATDYAPVTTFELGVWLSQQINETPPALDGKKIAVTGKRLHSNIPLAWLAYPDWQVGYRDILRHQEQYQEQH